The Candidatus Uhrbacteria bacterium genome has a segment encoding these proteins:
- a CDS encoding ribonucleoside triphosphate reductase — protein MPIYKIQKRNGAIVDFEPEKIRLAISKAAAAVGTEQEGLSALVAKEVAFELEEAYGGAIPSVEQTQDVVERVLIRYDYADIAKAYILYREKRRESRETRDVVVEVGKTIDEYLEKSDWRVHANSNQGFSLGGLILNTAGKVTANYWLSHVLPREAGEAHRNGDVHIHDLDMFSGYCAGWSLRMLLEQGFNGVPGKTESAPPRHLNSAVAQMVNFLGTLQNEWAGAQAFSSFDTFLAPFVKKYELETRAELEAGSASFPDHESREKYVRDRVAKYVKQNIQSFVFNLNTPSRWGTQTPFTNITLDWVCPDDLKEKRLLLGGTPYQFTYGELQNEMDILNRAFIEVMTDGDAHGRAFTFPIPTYNVGKDFDWNDPKTLPLFEMTAKYGTPYFQNFINSDLKPGDVRSMCCRLQLDLNELRKRGGGLFGSAEMTGSIGVVTINAARLGYLARGNREQFFERLGHLMDLSRTSLEIKRKEIQKWMDRGLFPYTKHFLGTLRNHFSTIGINGVNEAIRNLTDDRDNIATPHGLAFAGEVLEFMRTRLKQYQEETGHLYNLEASPAEGATYRFAKEDQKRFPEILQAGTPEAPYYTNSTQLPVGYTDDVFEAMDLQDDLQTRYTGGTVLHAYLSERISSPEACRELLRRILMRYRMPYVTLTPTFSICPKHGYLQGEWDYCPTCDQALGIEAPRFNEEVRRKYESIQPTK, from the coding sequence ATGCCGATTTACAAAATACAAAAACGCAACGGCGCTATCGTCGATTTTGAACCAGAGAAAATCCGCCTCGCCATCAGCAAAGCGGCGGCCGCTGTCGGTACTGAGCAAGAGGGCTTATCCGCCTTGGTGGCAAAAGAAGTAGCGTTTGAACTCGAGGAAGCGTATGGAGGCGCCATCCCATCCGTCGAGCAGACGCAAGACGTCGTCGAGCGTGTCCTCATCCGCTACGACTACGCCGATATCGCCAAAGCTTACATTCTCTACAGGGAAAAACGCCGCGAGTCCCGTGAGACGCGCGATGTCGTTGTAGAAGTAGGAAAAACCATCGACGAATACTTGGAGAAAAGCGACTGGCGCGTACATGCCAACTCCAACCAAGGCTTCTCGCTCGGCGGTTTGATTTTGAATACGGCCGGAAAAGTCACGGCCAACTACTGGCTTTCCCATGTTCTGCCGCGTGAGGCAGGAGAGGCGCATCGCAATGGCGATGTCCATATCCACGACCTCGACATGTTCTCCGGCTACTGCGCCGGCTGGAGTCTCCGCATGCTCCTCGAGCAGGGGTTTAACGGCGTACCAGGCAAAACGGAATCGGCTCCGCCAAGGCATTTGAACTCCGCGGTAGCTCAAATGGTGAACTTTCTCGGTACATTGCAGAACGAGTGGGCCGGAGCGCAGGCGTTCTCAAGTTTTGATACGTTTCTTGCCCCGTTCGTAAAAAAATACGAGTTGGAAACGCGAGCCGAGCTTGAAGCAGGCAGCGCCTCGTTTCCCGATCATGAGTCGCGTGAAAAATACGTGAGGGATCGCGTCGCCAAGTACGTGAAACAGAATATCCAATCATTCGTGTTCAATTTGAACACGCCTTCGCGCTGGGGAACGCAGACGCCATTCACCAATATCACCCTCGACTGGGTTTGCCCCGATGACTTAAAAGAAAAGCGCCTCCTCCTCGGCGGTACGCCGTATCAATTCACCTACGGCGAGCTTCAGAACGAGATGGACATCTTGAACCGCGCCTTCATCGAGGTGATGACCGATGGCGATGCGCATGGTCGTGCCTTCACCTTTCCGATTCCAACCTACAATGTTGGCAAAGATTTTGACTGGAACGATCCAAAAACACTTCCCTTGTTCGAGATGACGGCAAAATACGGTACGCCGTATTTCCAGAACTTCATCAATTCCGATTTGAAGCCGGGCGATGTCCGCTCGATGTGCTGCCGGCTCCAGCTCGACCTGAATGAGTTGCGAAAGCGAGGCGGGGGTCTGTTTGGGTCCGCAGAGATGACGGGTTCTATCGGCGTTGTGACGATCAATGCCGCACGTCTCGGCTATCTCGCACGCGGAAATCGCGAACAGTTTTTTGAAAGACTTGGTCATCTGATGGACTTGTCCCGCACCTCATTGGAAATCAAACGAAAAGAAATTCAAAAGTGGATGGATCGGGGATTATTCCCATACACCAAACATTTCCTGGGTACGTTACGCAATCATTTCTCCACCATCGGCATCAACGGAGTGAATGAAGCGATACGCAACCTGACCGACGACCGTGACAACATCGCGACTCCGCACGGCCTCGCGTTTGCGGGAGAAGTCCTCGAGTTTATGCGCACGCGACTGAAACAATATCAGGAAGAAACCGGACATCTCTACAACTTAGAAGCCTCGCCGGCGGAAGGGGCGACATACCGATTCGCAAAAGAAGACCAGAAACGATTCCCCGAAATTCTCCAAGCAGGCACGCCTGAAGCGCCGTACTACACCAACTCCACCCAGCTCCCGGTCGGCTACACCGATGACGTATTTGAGGCAATGGACCTTCAAGACGATCTCCAAACTCGATACACCGGCGGTACCGTCCTGCATGCGTATCTCTCGGAGCGCATCAGTTCCCCGGAAGCTTGCCGTGAACTCTTGCGTCGCATCCTGATGCGCTATCGCATGCCGTACGTCACGCTCACGCCAACGTTTTCTATCTGCCCCAAACACGGTTATCTCCAAGGCGAGTGGGACTACTGCCCGACTTGCGATCAAGCACTCGGCATCGAGGCACCGCGCTTCAACGAGGAGGTGCGTCGCAAGTATGAATCAATTCAACCAACAAAATAA
- a CDS encoding oxidoreductase has translation MNNTDLQAQRTPCEVWTRVMGYHRPVSQFNTGKKSEHYSRKHFTECVAANHHFRDAYAKQQANTA, from the coding sequence ATGAACAATACCGATTTGCAAGCACAGCGTACCCCTTGTGAAGTCTGGACCCGCGTCATGGGCTATCACCGACCCGTTTCCCAATTTAATACGGGAAAAAAGAGCGAGCATTACTCGCGCAAACACTTCACAGAGTGCGTGGCGGCAAATCACCATTTCCGAGACGCCTATGCAAAACAACAAGCAAATACGGCTTAG
- a CDS encoding sigma-70 family RNA polymerase sigma factor, whose protein sequence is MMEERGVLIVTDPVGQVVHASRSVENWSGFSVAEAVGAKPGALWGGNMDRSFYESMWKTIAVEKKSFSSRLGNRSKSGKELPSLLTVFPVMESGAAKYFFAMQPAPEAWGAFEAAFAREWPRLSRDPRALAAWIDHWIGTKEEASPHESVAAFIERAFLHPTRERFLDRETDQAAIAAAKLDVRRYAEIFSRYHPAILGYLRRRIDDVLEAEDLAQDVFIKAMNGLSRFQPRNASYKTYLLRIAHHELLNRYRSKAAERRFTEQFRPASRIDRMEDRDALERAVAGLGAGEQEILRAFYVEDRPVAEIAERVGKSENAVKLVLSRSRKRLRDTF, encoded by the coding sequence ATGATGGAGGAACGCGGCGTCTTGATCGTGACCGATCCTGTCGGCCAAGTGGTCCATGCATCCCGATCCGTAGAGAACTGGTCGGGATTTTCCGTAGCCGAGGCAGTCGGCGCCAAACCAGGGGCGCTCTGGGGCGGAAACATGGACCGTTCGTTCTATGAATCGATGTGGAAGACCATCGCCGTTGAGAAAAAATCCTTCTCCTCGCGTCTTGGCAATCGGTCCAAAAGCGGAAAAGAGCTTCCATCATTACTCACGGTGTTTCCGGTAATGGAAAGCGGGGCGGCAAAATATTTTTTTGCGATGCAGCCCGCTCCGGAAGCATGGGGCGCCTTTGAAGCCGCCTTTGCTCGCGAGTGGCCGCGTCTCTCCCGCGATCCGCGAGCGCTCGCCGCATGGATCGACCACTGGATCGGTACAAAAGAAGAGGCATCTCCCCATGAATCAGTGGCGGCATTCATCGAGCGCGCCTTCTTGCATCCTACGCGCGAGCGTTTCCTCGATCGAGAAACCGATCAGGCGGCTATTGCCGCCGCTAAGCTCGATGTCAGGCGGTACGCGGAAATTTTCTCACGCTATCATCCTGCGATCTTGGGCTATTTGCGTCGCCGTATAGATGACGTGTTGGAAGCCGAGGATCTCGCGCAAGACGTTTTTATCAAGGCGATGAATGGCCTCTCCCGATTCCAGCCTCGCAACGCCTCCTACAAAACCTATCTCCTCCGCATCGCGCATCATGAGCTCTTGAATCGCTATCGATCCAAGGCGGCCGAGCGCCGATTCACCGAGCAATTCCGCCCCGCATCCAGGATCGACCGCATGGAAGACCGCGACGCTTTGGAGCGCGCCGTCGCAGGCCTCGGGGCAGGGGAGCAGGAGATTCTGCGAGCGTTTTATGTTGAGGACCGGCCTGTCGCCGAGATCGCGGAACGCGTCGGTAAATCGGAGAATGCCGTGAAACTCGTCCTCTCAAGAAGCCGCAAGCGCTTGCGTGACACCTTTTGA